ACTTCCGCGCGCACGGCCGGAACGCCGCAAAGTAGTGGACGCACGGCGCGTCGTGGGAACCGTGCGACTCTGCTACTCGTCGGAAGAGATAAAAACGCTGGCGGAAAGACCGCGCACGGCGTTGAGCGCGAGCTCTCACGTGAAGACGGCGCGGTCTTACAAGCCGCCTTTCTTCACAGCACCGCGATGACCTCCACCTGAAACAGCACCTCTCCTCGCAGGTCGGCTTTGACCGCGTGGCGCGCCGGGCGGTTGTGCGCGTCCGGAAACATCTTGAGCCATGCCTTGTTGATCGACTCGCGGTATTTTTCGTCTCTCAGAAACACCGTCATCATGCCGATGTTCTCCGGCGAGCCGCCGGCCAGCTCCATGAATTTTTGCACGTTGCGGAATAGAACTTCGGCCTGCTCGTCCGGGTCCTGCGGCAGCTTCCCGGTTTCGGTATTCTTGCCCGAAATGGCGGAGGAAAAAACCAGGTTGCCGATTTTGGCCCCATTGGGAATCGGGACGCCGTGCGCCAGTCCGGGAATTTCGATGGAGGTTCGTTTTGCCATGATTATTCTCCTTTGGTATGAACTCGCTGCGATGTATATATCCATCAAGCGGACAATTGACAAGGGAAAGCGGATGATGTCTTAATCATTCAGGAGAAAGATTTATGGCTGAAATCGTCGGTTGTCTCGCTATGTCGCACGCGCCGCAGTTGATGCTCAACCCGGAGCAGTGGGGACTGCTCAATACGCGGAGCTGGGATCCGTTGCCGGTCAAGCCGGAGTTGGAAAAGGAAACGATCGAGGTCAAGTGGGCGAAGTGGAATCGCTGCATGGCGGCGATCGACCGGTTGCGCCACAAGTTAGAGTCGCTGGCGCCCGACACGGTCATCGTCGTGGGCGACGATCAGCACGAGAACTTGATCGACGACAACATGCCGCCGTTCACTATTTTTATCGGCAAAGAGGTCGAGGCGAGCACGAGCCTCAGATATCTGAATCAGTCACGAGCGGAAAACCGGGCGCGCTACAGAGTCGACGACGCGCTGGCTCTTGCCGTGCTCGACGGCCTGATGCAGGAGGGATTCGATCCCGCCTATTCGCGCAAGACGCGCTACGACGGCGGCCTCGGCCACGCCTTTGCGCGGGTGCTAAAGTTTTTGACGCCCGACGCCCGCTACGCCATCGTGCCGATTATGGTCAACACGTACTATCCGCCGGCGCCGTCGGCGAAAAGATGCGTTCAGTTCGGCCAGGCCCTGGCCGCGGCGATACGCGCCTTCCCGCAAGCGCGGCGCGCGGTCATCGTCGGCTCGGGCGGGTTGAGCCACACGAAAATCGACGAAGGACTGGACGCGAATGTGATAAAGGCGCTAGAGACCAA
This portion of the Candidatus Binatia bacterium genome encodes:
- a CDS encoding RidA family protein: MAKRTSIEIPGLAHGVPIPNGAKIGNLVFSSAISGKNTETGKLPQDPDEQAEVLFRNVQKFMELAGGSPENIGMMTVFLRDEKYRESINKAWLKMFPDAHNRPARHAVKADLRGEVLFQVEVIAVL